The proteins below are encoded in one region of Bacillus vallismortis:
- a CDS encoding CGNR zinc finger domain-containing protein has product MANTQFPLITQNLSLDLVNTEIISYDKRHDLIQSATHLMEWFDQMGETAPFLHSFTLQQVQEHGSLVLQRIHQFRAELRKHFERIAEGSEPSQAFISFLQDQIAAAPFSYQLIEDKLARIPNGTLDHSILSLIAYDALSLIHTKEIQQLKRCANEKCILLFLDKTGRRKWCSMKICGNRQKVSRHQKKINNE; this is encoded by the coding sequence ATGGCAAATACTCAATTCCCTCTGATCACACAAAACCTTTCTCTCGATCTCGTGAATACTGAAATCATAAGCTATGATAAACGGCACGACCTCATCCAGTCAGCAACTCATTTGATGGAATGGTTTGACCAAATGGGAGAAACAGCTCCTTTTCTCCATTCTTTTACGTTACAGCAAGTCCAAGAACACGGTTCTCTCGTGTTGCAGCGGATTCATCAATTCCGCGCTGAGCTGAGAAAACACTTTGAGCGTATCGCCGAGGGCAGTGAACCTTCCCAAGCTTTTATCTCTTTTCTGCAAGATCAAATTGCCGCCGCTCCATTTTCTTATCAACTCATAGAGGACAAGCTTGCCCGCATTCCGAATGGAACACTCGATCACTCTATTTTATCGCTTATCGCTTACGACGCATTATCGCTGATTCATACAAAAGAAATCCAACAGCTGAAACGGTGCGCAAACGAAAAATGCATTTTGCTCTTTCTTGATAAAACAGGAAGGCGAAAATGGTGCTCCATGAAAATATGCGGCAACAGGCAAAAGGTCTCGCGCCATCAGAAAAAGATCAATAATGAGTGA
- a CDS encoding DUF2628 domain-containing protein, with product MKVLLKNEGGLTKEVKVGFSWTTFFFGFFPALFRGDLKWAAIMFIISVVLGSFTLGIGGWVSGIVFSFIYNKLYIKELIEKGYRPANEESQAILERNQIVTPAA from the coding sequence ATGAAGGTTTTGCTGAAAAATGAAGGCGGACTGACAAAGGAAGTAAAAGTCGGATTTAGCTGGACGACTTTCTTCTTCGGGTTTTTCCCTGCGTTATTCCGCGGTGATTTAAAATGGGCTGCCATCATGTTTATTATTTCTGTCGTTCTTGGCTCATTTACGTTAGGAATCGGCGGCTGGGTCAGCGGCATTGTTTTCTCATTTATTTATAACAAGCTCTACATAAAAGAACTCATTGAAAAGGGATACCGCCCGGCAAACGAAGAATCCCAAGCGATTTTAGAAAGAAATCAAATCGTCACACCTGCAGCATAA
- a CDS encoding aldo/keto reductase yields the protein MKKATLGKSDLQVFPIGLGTNAVGGHNLYPNLNEETGKELVREAIRNGVTMLDTAYIYGIGRSEELIGEVLSEFKREDVVIATKAAHRKQGNDFVFDNSPEFLKKSVDESLKRLNTDYIDLFYIHFPDEHTPKDEAVNALNEMKQAGKIRSIGVSNFSLEQLKEANRGGLVDVLQGEYNLLNREAEKTFFPYTKEHNISFIPYFPLVSGLLAGKYTEDTTFPEGDLRNEQEHFKGERFKENIRKVNKLAPIAEKHNVDIPHIVLAWYLARPEIDILIPGAKRADQLVDNIKTADVTLSQEDISFIDKLFS from the coding sequence ATGAAAAAAGCTACGCTCGGAAAATCAGACTTGCAGGTATTCCCTATCGGATTAGGAACAAATGCTGTCGGAGGACATAACCTCTACCCGAACCTGAATGAAGAAACCGGAAAAGAATTGGTGCGCGAGGCGATCCGTAATGGCGTGACCATGTTAGACACCGCTTACATTTATGGGATTGGCCGTTCCGAAGAATTAATTGGTGAAGTGCTAAGCGAATTCAAACGTGAAGATGTGGTCATCGCGACGAAAGCGGCACACAGAAAACAAGGAAATGACTTTGTCTTTGATAATTCACCAGAATTCCTTAAGAAATCAGTTGATGAAAGCCTGAAGCGTTTGAATACGGATTATATCGATTTGTTCTACATTCACTTCCCGGACGAACATACGCCGAAAGATGAAGCGGTCAACGCGCTGAATGAGATGAAGCAGGCCGGAAAAATCCGCTCCATCGGTGTATCCAACTTCTCTTTAGAGCAGCTGAAAGAAGCTAACAGAGGCGGCTTGGTAGATGTCTTGCAAGGCGAATACAACCTGTTAAACCGTGAAGCGGAAAAGACATTCTTCCCGTACACGAAGGAGCATAATATTTCATTTATCCCTTACTTCCCGCTTGTATCAGGATTACTGGCAGGAAAGTATACAGAAGATACAACGTTCCCTGAAGGAGACCTGCGAAACGAACAGGAACACTTCAAGGGCGAGCGTTTCAAAGAAAATATCAGAAAGGTCAACAAGCTTGCGCCAATTGCCGAAAAGCACAACGTTGACATCCCGCACATCGTATTGGCTTGGTATTTGGCAAGACCGGAAATTGATATTTTAATCCCAGGAGCAAAACGCGCCGATCAGCTGGTTGATAACATCAAAACAGCCGACGTCACGCTTTCTCAAGAAGATATTTCATTTATTGATAAGCTGTTCTCATAA
- the iolR gene encoding myo-inositol utilization transcriptional regulator IolR, protein MKLMRIQEMEEYILSHGTVSLDELCQVFNVSKNTVRRDINKLTEKGAIEKVYGGVTSIEKTALVPFENRTIQHQDEKTKIAHYASRFIEDHDLIFIDSGTTTKSILDTLDPSKNVTILTNSLDIINAASALKNINLIIIGNNYKRKTRSFVGMDDPAMLDKYNINKAFMSATGTTLTHGLTNSDLLEYEIKKRISEKAKEVYLLADHSKFGTSTLLTYAPFDRLHCIVTSQPLDDEYTQYCNEHQIGIHLA, encoded by the coding sequence ATGAAACTGATGCGGATTCAGGAAATGGAGGAGTACATTTTATCGCATGGCACTGTTTCCTTAGATGAGCTGTGCCAAGTGTTTAATGTCTCTAAAAACACAGTCAGACGTGATATCAACAAGCTAACGGAAAAGGGTGCGATTGAAAAAGTATACGGCGGCGTAACATCTATTGAAAAAACCGCATTGGTTCCTTTTGAAAATCGCACCATTCAGCATCAAGATGAAAAAACAAAAATCGCCCATTATGCTTCACGTTTTATTGAAGATCATGATTTAATCTTCATTGATTCAGGAACAACAACAAAGTCTATTCTCGATACGCTTGATCCTTCCAAAAATGTCACCATTCTAACCAACAGTTTGGACATTATCAATGCGGCATCAGCTTTAAAGAATATCAACTTAATCATTATCGGAAACAACTATAAGAGAAAAACGCGCTCCTTTGTCGGCATGGACGACCCGGCTATGCTTGATAAGTACAATATCAACAAAGCGTTTATGTCCGCAACCGGAACAACGCTGACACACGGATTGACGAATTCGGATCTGCTGGAGTACGAAATTAAAAAAAGGATTTCGGAAAAAGCAAAAGAAGTGTATTTATTGGCTGACCATTCTAAATTCGGAACATCAACGCTTTTGACGTATGCGCCGTTTGACAGGCTACATTGCATTGTGACATCCCAGCCATTAGATGACGAGTACACACAGTACTGCAATGAGCACCAAATCGGCATTCATCTGGCCTAA
- the iolA gene encoding methylmalonate-semialdehyde dehydrogenase: MAEIRKLKNYINGEWVESKTDQYEDVVNPATKEVLCQVPISTKEDIEYAAQKAAEAFQTWSKVAVPRRARILFNFQQLLSQHREELAHLITIENGKNTKEALGEVGRGIENVEFAAGAPSLMMGDSLASIATDVEAANYRYPIGVVGGIAPFNFPMMVPCWMFPMAIALGNTFILKPSERTPLLTEKLVELFEKAGLPKGVFNVVYGAHDVVNGILEHPEIKAISFVGSKPVGEYVYKKGSENLKRVQSLTGAKNHTIVLNDANLDDTITNIIGAAFGSAGERCMACAVVTVEEGIADEFMAKLQEKVADINIGNGLDDGVFLGPVIREDNKKRTLSYIEKGLEEGARLVCDGRENVSDEGYFVGPTIFDNVTTEMTIWKDEIFAPVLSVIRVKNLKEAIEIANKSEFANGACLFTSNSNAIRYFRENIDAGMLGINLGVPAPMAFFPFSGWKSSFFGTLHANGKDSVDFYTRKKVVTARYPAPDFN, from the coding sequence ATGGCAGAAATCAGAAAATTAAAAAACTATATCAACGGTGAATGGGTTGAAAGCAAAACAGATCAATACGAAGACGTTGTGAATCCGGCAACGAAAGAAGTGCTTTGCCAAGTGCCGATCTCTACAAAAGAGGATATTGAGTACGCTGCGCAAAAAGCGGCTGAGGCATTCCAAACATGGTCAAAAGTGGCGGTTCCGCGCCGTGCCAGAATTCTATTTAACTTCCAGCAGTTGCTTTCTCAGCATAGAGAAGAACTTGCTCATTTGATTACCATTGAAAATGGCAAGAACACAAAAGAAGCGCTGGGAGAAGTGGGACGCGGAATTGAAAACGTTGAGTTCGCGGCTGGAGCGCCTTCCCTGATGATGGGCGACTCGCTTGCTTCCATCGCAACGGACGTTGAAGCGGCAAACTACCGCTACCCAATCGGAGTAGTCGGCGGAATCGCGCCATTCAACTTCCCGATGATGGTTCCTTGCTGGATGTTCCCAATGGCAATCGCACTCGGAAACACATTTATTTTAAAACCATCTGAGCGGACGCCGCTGTTAACAGAGAAATTGGTTGAGCTGTTTGAAAAAGCGGGCCTTCCGAAAGGGGTATTCAACGTCGTATACGGTGCGCATGACGTGGTGAACGGCATCCTCGAGCATCCTGAAATTAAAGCGATTTCATTCGTAGGCTCCAAGCCGGTCGGCGAATACGTCTACAAAAAAGGAAGCGAAAACTTAAAACGCGTTCAATCTTTGACAGGAGCGAAGAACCATACGATTGTCCTGAACGATGCGAATCTCGATGATACGATCACAAACATCATCGGAGCAGCCTTTGGTTCTGCCGGTGAACGCTGCATGGCTTGTGCGGTTGTAACGGTTGAAGAAGGGATCGCTGATGAATTTATGGCGAAGCTTCAGGAAAAAGTGGCTGACATTAACATCGGAAACGGCCTTGATGACGGCGTATTCTTAGGACCGGTTATTCGCGAAGACAACAAGAAACGCACACTCAGCTATATCGAAAAAGGTTTGGAAGAAGGCGCGAGACTCGTATGTGACGGACGTGAAAATGTGTCTGACGAAGGCTACTTTGTCGGCCCGACGATCTTTGACAATGTCACGACAGAGATGACGATTTGGAAAGATGAAATTTTTGCTCCGGTCTTATCGGTTATCCGCGTGAAAAACCTGAAAGAAGCGATCGAAATTGCCAATAAGTCTGAGTTTGCGAACGGTGCCTGCCTGTTCACTTCCAACTCAAACGCAATCCGCTACTTCCGTGAAAACATCGATGCGGGAATGCTCGGGATCAACCTGGGTGTGCCGGCTCCAATGGCGTTCTTCCCATTCTCAGGCTGGAAGTCTTCATTCTTTGGAACGCTGCATGCGAACGGAAAAGACAGCGTCGACTTCTATACGCGTAAAAAAGTGGTAACGGCAAGATATCCAGCACCTGATTTCAACTAA
- the iolB gene encoding 5-deoxy-glucuronate isomerase, producing the protein MSYLLRKPQSNEGSNGVKLVHEVTKSNSDLTYVEFKVVDLDSGSSYAEELEKQEVCIVAVTGKITVSDHESTFENIGTRESVFERKPTDSVYISNDRSFEITAVSDARVALCYSPSENQLPTKLIKAEDTGIEHRGKFSNKRTVHNILPDSNPSANSLLVVEVYTDSGNWSSYPPHKHDQDNLPEESFLEETYYHEVDPGQGFVFQRVYTDDRSVDETMTAENENVVIVPAGYHPVGVPDGYTSYYLNVMAGPTRKWKFHNEPAHEWILER; encoded by the coding sequence ATGAGTTATTTATTGCGTAAGCCGCAGTCGAATGAAGGCTCGAATGGGGTCAAGCTGGTGCACGAAGTAACGAAATCCAATTCTGATCTCACCTATGTAGAGTTTAAAGTGGTAGATCTCGATTCCGGTTCCAGTTATGCAGAAGAGTTGGAAAAACAGGAAGTCTGTATTGTAGCGGTTACGGGGAAAATCACTGTGAGCGATCATGAGTCGACCTTTGAGAATATCGGCACACGTGAAAGCGTATTCGAACGGAAACCGACAGACAGCGTCTATATTTCTAATGACCGTTCATTTGAGATCACAGCGGTCAGCGACGCAAGAGTGGCGCTGTGCTATTCACCGTCGGAAAACCAGCTTCCGACAAAGCTGATCAAAGCGGAAGACACCGGAATTGAGCATCGCGGGAAGTTTTCAAACAAACGTACTGTTCACAACATTCTTCCGGACTCCAATCCTTCAGCTAACAGCCTTTTAGTAGTTGAAGTCTATACGGACAGCGGCAACTGGTCCAGCTATCCGCCACATAAACATGACCAAGACAACTTGCCGGAAGAATCTTTCTTAGAAGAAACGTACTATCATGAGGTAGATCCGGGACAGGGCTTTGTGTTTCAGCGTGTATACACAGATGACCGCTCCGTTGACGAGACAATGACCGCGGAAAATGAAAACGTTGTCATTGTTCCTGCGGGATACCACCCGGTAGGCGTTCCGGACGGATATACATCCTACTATTTAAATGTCATGGCAGGGCCGACGCGGAAATGGAAGTTTCATAACGAACCGGCGCATGAGTGGATTTTAGAACGCTAA
- the iolC gene encoding 5-dehydro-2-deoxygluconokinase: protein MKYIFNEEKAFDIVAIGRACIDLNAVEYNRPMEETMTFSKYVGGSPANIAIGSAKLGLKAGFIGKIPDDQHGRFIESYMRNTGVDTTQMIVDQDGHKAGLAFTEILSPEECSILMYRDDVADLYLEPSEVSEDYIANAKMLLVSGTALAKSPSREAVLKAVQYAKKHQVKVVFELDYRPYTWQSADETAVYYSLVAEQSDVVIGTRDEFDVMENRTGGSNEESVNHLFEHSADLVVIKHGVEGSYAYSKSGEVFRAQAYKTKVLKTFGAGDSYASAFIYGLVSGKDIETALKYGSASASIVVSKHSSSEAMPTAEEIVQLIEAQS, encoded by the coding sequence ATGAAGTATATATTCAATGAAGAGAAGGCTTTTGATATTGTTGCCATCGGCCGGGCATGTATTGATTTGAACGCAGTGGAATACAACCGCCCAATGGAAGAAACGATGACGTTTTCGAAATACGTCGGCGGTTCACCTGCGAATATCGCAATCGGCAGCGCGAAGCTTGGCTTAAAAGCGGGATTCATCGGCAAAATTCCAGATGACCAGCATGGAAGATTCATAGAGTCCTATATGAGAAATACCGGTGTTGATACAACACAAATGATTGTGGATCAAGATGGCCATAAAGCGGGCCTTGCATTTACAGAAATCCTCAGCCCAGAAGAATGCAGCATCTTAATGTATCGCGATGATGTGGCGGATCTTTATCTTGAGCCTTCAGAGGTAAGCGAGGACTATATCGCAAATGCGAAAATGCTGCTTGTTTCCGGTACAGCGCTCGCCAAAAGCCCATCACGGGAAGCGGTGTTAAAAGCTGTTCAATACGCGAAAAAGCATCAGGTCAAAGTGGTGTTCGAGCTGGATTACCGCCCGTATACGTGGCAGTCAGCTGATGAAACAGCCGTTTACTATTCTTTGGTCGCCGAGCAGTCTGATGTCGTCATCGGCACACGCGATGAATTTGATGTAATGGAAAACCGCACAGGCGGAAGCAATGAGGAATCCGTCAACCATTTATTTGAGCATTCAGCCGACCTCGTTGTCATCAAACACGGCGTCGAAGGCTCTTACGCATACAGCAAATCCGGCGAGGTATTCCGCGCCCAAGCGTACAAGACAAAAGTGCTGAAAACCTTTGGAGCCGGTGATTCTTATGCATCAGCCTTCATCTATGGCCTTGTCAGCGGAAAAGATATCGAAACGGCATTGAAATACGGCAGCGCTTCAGCCTCCATTGTGGTGAGCAAGCACAGTTCGTCAGAAGCGATGCCGACTGCGGAAGAAATCGTACAGCTTATTGAAGCACAGTCATAA
- the iolD gene encoding 3D-(3,5/4)-trihydroxycyclohexane-1,2-dione acylhydrolase (decyclizing) yields MGQKIRLTTAQALIKFLNQQYIHVDGREEPFVEGIFTIFGHGNVLGIGQALEQDAGHLKVYQGKNEQGMAHAAMAYSKQMLRRKIYAVSTSVGPGAANLVAAAGTALANNIPVLLIPADTFATRQPDPVLQQMEQEYSAAITTNDALKPVSRYWDRITRPEQLMSSLLRAFEVMTDPAKAGPATICISQDVEGEAYDFDESFFVKRVHYIDRMQPSERELQGAAELIKASKHPVILVGGGAKYSGARDELVAISEAYHIPLVETQAGKSTVEADFANNLGGMGITGTLAANKAARQADLIIGIGTRYTDFATSSKTAFDFDKAKFLNINVSRMQAYKLDAFQVVADAKVTLGKLHGLLEGYKSEFGSTIKELKDEWLAERERLSKVTFKREAFDPEIKHHFSQEVLNEYADALNTELPQTTALLTINETIPEDSVIICSAGSLPGDLQRLWHSNVPNTYHLEYGYSCMGYEVSGTLGLKLAHPDREVYSIVGDGSFLMLHSELITAIQYNKKINVLLFDNSGFGCINNLQMDHGSGSYYCEFRTDDNQILNVDYAKVAEGYGAKTYRANTVEELKAALEDAKKQDVSTLIEMKVLPKTMTDGYDSWWHVGVAEVSEQESVQKAYEAKEKMLNSAKQY; encoded by the coding sequence GTGGGTCAGAAAATTCGCTTAACAACAGCACAAGCGCTGATTAAATTCTTAAACCAGCAGTACATCCATGTAGATGGAAGGGAAGAGCCTTTCGTTGAAGGGATTTTCACGATTTTTGGTCATGGAAACGTACTGGGGATCGGGCAGGCGCTTGAGCAGGATGCAGGCCATTTGAAAGTTTATCAAGGGAAAAATGAACAAGGAATGGCGCATGCCGCAATGGCGTACAGCAAGCAAATGCTGAGAAGAAAAATATATGCGGTCTCTACATCCGTCGGACCGGGAGCTGCCAACTTAGTGGCGGCGGCCGGCACTGCATTGGCAAACAATATCCCGGTTCTCTTAATTCCGGCAGATACATTTGCGACAAGACAGCCAGACCCTGTACTGCAGCAAATGGAGCAAGAATACAGTGCGGCGATTACAACAAACGATGCATTGAAACCTGTATCGAGATACTGGGACCGCATTACGCGCCCTGAGCAGCTGATGAGCAGTTTGCTGCGCGCGTTTGAAGTCATGACTGATCCGGCAAAAGCAGGTCCGGCAACGATTTGTATTTCTCAGGATGTTGAAGGGGAAGCGTACGACTTTGATGAAAGTTTCTTCGTCAAACGGGTTCACTATATTGATCGCATGCAGCCGAGCGAGCGCGAGCTTCAAGGTGCGGCGGAGCTGATCAAAGCCAGCAAGCATCCTGTGATCCTCGTCGGCGGAGGCGCAAAATACTCCGGTGCGCGCGATGAATTGGTCGCCATTTCTGAAGCGTATCACATTCCGTTAGTTGAAACGCAGGCAGGAAAGTCGACCGTTGAAGCTGATTTTGCGAACAACCTCGGCGGAATGGGCATCACAGGTACACTTGCGGCAAATAAAGCGGCCCGCCAAGCTGATTTGATTATCGGTATCGGCACAAGATACACGGATTTTGCGACATCCTCTAAGACCGCTTTTGATTTTGATAAAGCGAAGTTCCTGAACATCAATGTCAGCCGAATGCAGGCGTATAAACTCGATGCGTTCCAAGTGGTAGCGGATGCGAAAGTGACGCTTGGCAAACTGCACGGTCTGCTTGAAGGCTATAAGAGTGAATTCGGCTCAACGATCAAGGAGCTGAAGGACGAATGGCTCGCTGAACGCGAACGCCTCAGCAAAGTGACGTTTAAACGGGAAGCGTTTGATCCGGAAATCAAACATCATTTTTCTCAAGAGGTTCTAAATGAATACGCTGACGCGTTGAATACAGAGCTTCCGCAAACAACGGCATTGCTGACCATCAACGAGACGATTCCAGAGGACAGCGTGATCATCTGTTCAGCAGGCTCCCTTCCAGGAGATTTGCAGCGCCTGTGGCATTCTAATGTTCCGAATACGTATCATCTGGAATACGGGTATTCCTGCATGGGCTATGAAGTGTCCGGGACACTGGGCCTGAAACTGGCCCACCCTGACAGAGAGGTGTATTCCATTGTCGGAGACGGCAGCTTTCTAATGCTTCACTCCGAGCTGATTACGGCGATTCAGTACAACAAGAAAATCAATGTGCTGCTCTTTGATAACTCTGGTTTTGGATGTATCAACAACTTGCAAATGGATCATGGCAGCGGCAGCTACTATTGCGAGTTCCGCACAGATGACAACCAAATTTTGAATGTTGATTACGCAAAAGTTGCGGAGGGATACGGCGCGAAAACCTACCGTGCAAACACAGTAGAGGAGTTAAAAGCGGCGTTAGAGGATGCGAAGAAACAGGACGTATCAACGTTAATTGAAATGAAGGTTCTGCCAAAAACAATGACGGACGGCTATGACAGCTGGTGGCATGTCGGCGTGGCAGAAGTGTCTGAACAAGAAAGTGTTCAGAAGGCATACGAAGCAAAAGAGAAAATGCTGAATTCTGCGAAGCAGTATTAG
- the iolE gene encoding myo-inosose-2 dehydratase, with product MGKDKILWGIAPIGWRNDDIPEIGAGNTLQHLLSDIVVARFQGTEVGGFFPEPAILNKELKLRNLRIAGKWFSSFILRDGLGEAAEAFTLHCEYLQQVNADVAVVSEQTHSVQGLEKNVFKEKPHFTDNEWERLCEGLNHLGKIADKHGLKLVYHHHLGTGVQKAEEVDRLMEGTDPAHVHLLYDTGHAYISDGDYMGMLEKHIGRIKHVHFKDARLNVMEQCRLGGESFRQSFLKGMFTVPGDGCIDFRDVYQLLLKNNYSGWIVVEAEQDPDVANPLEYALIARNYIDKQLLDLA from the coding sequence ATGGGCAAAGATAAGATCCTGTGGGGCATTGCTCCAATAGGGTGGCGGAATGATGATATTCCTGAAATCGGAGCGGGAAATACACTACAGCATTTGTTAAGTGATATTGTTGTCGCACGTTTTCAAGGCACGGAAGTCGGGGGCTTTTTCCCCGAACCTGCCATCCTGAACAAAGAGCTGAAACTTCGAAACTTAAGAATCGCAGGAAAATGGTTCAGCAGTTTTATCTTGCGTGATGGACTTGGTGAAGCGGCAGAAGCATTTACCCTGCATTGTGAGTATTTACAGCAAGTAAACGCGGACGTCGCTGTCGTTTCTGAACAAACTCACAGCGTACAAGGCTTAGAGAAAAACGTCTTCAAAGAGAAGCCGCACTTTACGGATAATGAATGGGAACGGCTTTGCGAAGGGCTGAATCATCTTGGCAAAATTGCCGACAAGCATGGCTTAAAGCTCGTCTATCACCATCACCTTGGCACTGGTGTCCAAAAGGCAGAAGAAGTCGATCGGCTGATGGAAGGAACAGACCCCGCGCATGTACACCTCCTTTATGATACAGGGCATGCGTATATTTCTGACGGTGACTACATGGGAATGCTTGAGAAGCATATCGGACGCATTAAGCATGTGCATTTTAAAGATGCCCGCCTGAATGTCATGGAACAATGCAGACTTGGAGGAGAATCGTTTCGGCAGTCATTTTTAAAAGGCATGTTTACGGTCCCCGGCGATGGGTGCATTGATTTTAGAGACGTATATCAGCTGCTGTTAAAGAACAATTATTCCGGATGGATTGTCGTTGAAGCTGAACAGGACCCCGATGTCGCAAACCCGCTTGAGTATGCATTAATCGCAAGAAACTATATTGATAAGCAGTTGTTGGATCTGGCTTAA
- a CDS encoding MFS transporter, translating to MGHTKADSAFNKRTIAAALANYIDAGSIVAGSAGLSLWVSYLKLSDTQIGLLGALSANAISAAVGALLGGFLADKIGRKAVYTNSMLVYALGICLVLFGANFPMLLSGYMIIGLSVGADITASWTIIAENAPKKNRARHCGVAQVAWAAGAVVVLLLSVLVGDLGLLGNKIVFAHLLVIALITYVLRIRLPESDAWQPKTQPGHSQAGKPAVLNKTSYFDLLKPMYLKNILFLMGVFLVWNLAAGVMGFFMPYIYQQVGGVSPTTANLLQMGLFIFTGLGVALIFMPFADKYRKTVFGIAAFMAVIGWTLFLLPIEGMPILLLFIVVIGINNGAGQQANYQLWASEIFPTQYRASAQGLMFFLVRISIGIWSLFVPMVMTNFGIGTMAAILLGCVTASMIIGLLYAPNTSGKSLEEIQEELYGSHRSQVKQGTESKIM from the coding sequence ATGGGACATACCAAAGCGGATTCAGCCTTCAATAAACGGACAATCGCAGCGGCATTGGCCAACTATATTGACGCGGGTTCCATAGTAGCTGGATCTGCTGGTTTATCGTTATGGGTCAGTTACCTCAAGTTATCTGATACACAGATCGGGCTCCTCGGCGCGCTAAGCGCAAATGCAATTTCAGCCGCTGTCGGCGCTTTGTTAGGCGGGTTTCTGGCAGATAAAATCGGACGGAAGGCTGTTTATACCAATAGCATGCTTGTTTATGCGCTAGGGATTTGTTTGGTTCTGTTCGGGGCTAATTTCCCCATGTTGTTAAGCGGTTACATGATTATCGGTTTATCAGTAGGAGCCGACATTACCGCATCATGGACAATTATCGCAGAAAATGCGCCAAAGAAAAATCGGGCCCGGCATTGCGGCGTCGCACAAGTCGCTTGGGCCGCGGGGGCTGTGGTTGTGCTGCTTCTCTCCGTACTGGTCGGTGATTTAGGCCTTCTGGGCAATAAAATTGTATTTGCCCATCTGCTTGTCATCGCGCTGATCACGTACGTGCTGAGAATCAGGCTTCCGGAGTCAGATGCCTGGCAGCCAAAAACACAGCCGGGACATTCGCAGGCAGGGAAGCCTGCCGTACTGAACAAAACATCGTATTTTGATTTGCTCAAGCCGATGTATCTGAAAAACATACTGTTCTTAATGGGTGTGTTTCTGGTTTGGAATCTAGCAGCCGGCGTGATGGGCTTCTTTATGCCATACATTTATCAGCAGGTCGGCGGTGTATCGCCCACTACGGCAAATCTTTTGCAAATGGGGCTGTTTATCTTCACAGGGTTAGGGGTCGCCTTGATCTTCATGCCCTTTGCTGACAAGTATAGAAAAACTGTTTTTGGAATCGCGGCCTTTATGGCGGTGATTGGATGGACACTGTTTCTGCTGCCGATTGAGGGCATGCCGATTCTGCTCCTGTTTATTGTTGTGATCGGCATCAATAACGGAGCCGGGCAGCAAGCAAACTATCAGTTATGGGCCAGTGAAATCTTTCCCACGCAGTATCGTGCATCTGCACAAGGGCTGATGTTTTTCCTCGTCCGTATTTCAATAGGGATTTGGAGCTTGTTTGTCCCAATGGTTATGACCAATTTCGGCATTGGAACAATGGCTGCAATTCTTCTCGGATGTGTGACGGCCAGTATGATCATCGGGCTTCTCTATGCGCCGAATACGTCTGGCAAGTCGCTTGAAGAAATTCAAGAGGAACTCTACGGCTCTCATCGGAGCCAGGTAAAGCAAGGAACAGAAAGCAAAATCATGTAA